The following are encoded in a window of Schistocerca gregaria isolate iqSchGreg1 unplaced genomic scaffold, iqSchGreg1.2 ptg000720l, whole genome shotgun sequence genomic DNA:
- the LOC126320476 gene encoding uncharacterized protein LOC126320476, giving the protein MLNIQGFFSKVFGPLVSGLKAILHWLLPNWLIRPIEYLSSLIFGEIHSSNIKQNYSHSSHSECNSHLQTEETALTVIFVFIAVIYGSILGLGYVFKIIYGISVFLNLPYHSQLRRLVTNAVLDDRPLEPTQVESSTSLWQETLYCLSPDWTHHQLGILMLVLSLFLIIMFKLTRCVFRLSRKFLRLFVTVCIPKSVKHFSIMPTKRTKHKIPPIKPSSANSSSLPNPGNPPVRSRTTSFVKLATLSFLSPPNIKNDMSISKDSVSPTVLSLTSSITGAHRVQRSNTFTAPSSSDATRLPQHNVETRKTNGHFTIKYHPL; this is encoded by the coding sequence ATGTTGAATATCCAAGGCTTCTTTTCAAAAGTCTTCGGACCGCTCGTCAGCGGCTTGAAAGCCATATTGCACTGGCTCTTGCCGAACTGGCTAATAAGGCCTATCGAATACCTCTCCTCGCTAATCTTCGGCGAAATCCACAGTTCTAACATCAAACAAAATTATAGTCACTCCTCCCACTCCGAATGCAATTCCCACCTGCAAACCGAGGAAACAGCACTCACGGTCATATTCGTGTTCATAGCCGTCATCTACGGATCAATTCTCGGCTTGGGCTACGTTTTCAAAATAATTTACGGCATTTCCGTGTTCCTCAATCTTCCGTATCATTCTCAACTCCGGCGCCTGGTCACAAACGCCGTACTCGACGACAGACCCCTCGAACCAACCCAAGTCGAATCCAGCACCAGCCTATGGCAGGAAACTCTCTATTGCCTCAGTCCGGATTGGACGCACCACCAGCTGGGAATTTTAATGCTGGTACTCTCCCTTTTCTTAATTATCATGTTCAAACTCACAAGGTGTGTTTTCAGGCTATCTCGAAAATTCCTTAGACTGTTCGTAACCGTCTGTATACCCAAGTCGGTAAAGCACTTCAGCATCATGCCCACAAAAAGAACGAAGCATAAAATCCCACCTATAAAACCTAGTTCAGCAAATAGTTCGTCTTTGCCGAATCCAGGTAATCCACCAGTTCGGAGCAGAACTACGTCGTTTGTAAAACTTGCCACATTATCATTTTTGTCGCCGCCAAATATCAAGAATGACATGTCCATTTCAAAGGATTCTGTCTCACCGACAGTTTTATCTCTCACTTCATCGATAACAGGAGCCCATCGGGTGCAAAGATCTAACACCTTCACTGCGCCCTCCTCCTCAGATGCCACCAGACTGCCTCAACACAACGTCGAGACGCGCAAAACAAATGGTCATTTTACTATAAAATATCACCCTCTTTGA
- the LOC126320462 gene encoding uncharacterized protein LOC126320462 isoform X2 — protein MGKSATPAFPPARIKRIMLSDEDVGKIKKETPVLVSLCVEIFIENLVNIGAAIAAVKGAKILSASHLKKAMLQNPTFDFLREIISKVPDAPESNAIEDTADPQSSKKRKRPKPKKTDAGPAQAKKVTKNSRSKSSEKNSSSVDEDDSATDDQPSSHGLPETNVQSMTEGAGDESVSQEKGAQDSPAAPFLAQFKTNEISFDSFTKKPEEEFDYDE, from the exons GCAAGAATAAAAAGAATTATGCTTTCCGATGAAGATGTggggaaaataaagaaagaaacaccTGTCCTAGTCT CATTATGCGTAGAGATCTTTATAGAAAATTTAGTTAATATAGGCGCTGCGATAGCTGCCGTCAAGGGTGCAAAAATACTTTCAGCTTCACATTT AAAAAAGGCCATGCTACAAAATCCGACGTTTGATTTTCTTCGCGAAATTATTTCAAAAGTTCCAGATGCCCCTGAGTCCAATGCCATAGAGGACACCGCAGATCCTCAGTCTTCTAAGAAGAGGAAAAGACC AAAGCCTAAAAAAACAGATGCTGGTCCAGCCCAGGCAAAAAAGGTGACCAAGAACTCTCGAAGCAAGAGCAGCGAAAAGAATTCTTCCTCGGTTGATGAAGATGATTCGGCTACCGACGACCAGCCATCTTCCCACGGACTTCCCGAAACGAACGTTCAATCTATGACGGAAGGTGCAGGCGATGAATCAGTGTCCCAGGAAAAAGGTGCACAGGATTCGCCGGCCGCTCCCTTTCTCGCTCAATTCAAGACCAATGAAATTTCATTCGACAGCTTCACTAAGAAACCCGAAGAAGAGTTTGACTACGATGAATAA
- the LOC126320462 gene encoding uncharacterized protein LOC126320462 isoform X1: MGKSATPAFPPARIKRIMLSDEDVGKIKKETPVLVSLCVEIFIENLVNIGAAIAAVKGAKILSASHLYDHLACTIVSVTQKKAMLQNPTFDFLREIISKVPDAPESNAIEDTADPQSSKKRKRPKPKKTDAGPAQAKKVTKNSRSKSSEKNSSSVDEDDSATDDQPSSHGLPETNVQSMTEGAGDESVSQEKGAQDSPAAPFLAQFKTNEISFDSFTKKPEEEFDYDE; encoded by the exons GCAAGAATAAAAAGAATTATGCTTTCCGATGAAGATGTggggaaaataaagaaagaaacaccTGTCCTAGTCT CATTATGCGTAGAGATCTTTATAGAAAATTTAGTTAATATAGGCGCTGCGATAGCTGCCGTCAAGGGTGCAAAAATACTTTCAGCTTCACATTTGTACGATCAccttgcatgtactatagtttctgTTACACA AAAAAAGGCCATGCTACAAAATCCGACGTTTGATTTTCTTCGCGAAATTATTTCAAAAGTTCCAGATGCCCCTGAGTCCAATGCCATAGAGGACACCGCAGATCCTCAGTCTTCTAAGAAGAGGAAAAGACC AAAGCCTAAAAAAACAGATGCTGGTCCAGCCCAGGCAAAAAAGGTGACCAAGAACTCTCGAAGCAAGAGCAGCGAAAAGAATTCTTCCTCGGTTGATGAAGATGATTCGGCTACCGACGACCAGCCATCTTCCCACGGACTTCCCGAAACGAACGTTCAATCTATGACGGAAGGTGCAGGCGATGAATCAGTGTCCCAGGAAAAAGGTGCACAGGATTCGCCGGCCGCTCCCTTTCTCGCTCAATTCAAGACCAATGAAATTTCATTCGACAGCTTCACTAAGAAACCCGAAGAAGAGTTTGACTACGATGAATAA